A portion of the Cyanobium sp. PCC 7001 genome contains these proteins:
- the murC gene encoding UDP-N-acetylmuramate--L-alanine ligase, with protein sequence MSALAGILAERGFAVSGSDPRDNAVLSNLRRLGVRVFREQSGSTVAAICSGTSMAPLVVISSAVPETNPELKEARRVGLKICHRSDVLAALIQNQASIAVAGSHGKTTTSSLIATLLAATGHDPTAVIGGIVPAFGSNGRSGKGRLLVAEADESDGSLVKFKPGLGVLTNVELDHTDHYPDLEALIGTLRRFAGRSGRLLANHDCAILREHFDAQHWWSITTTEGIDFAAVALEERGDGTTAEFYEQGQPVGRICLPLPGRHNLSNAVAALAACRLEGVAFAELQRAVAGLKPPGRRFDFRGIWNGRLVVDDYAHHPSEVAATLGMAQLMVGSGRSPLPQVPRRLVAVFQPHRYSRTAQFLPGFAEALRNAHTVLIAPLYAAGEAPIDGVSSQALAEAIRALDPTLPVMVASSLDELAVQVAGCSVEGDLVLAMGAGDVNSLWDRLGQLPDPSLELVA encoded by the coding sequence ATGTCGGCCCTGGCGGGGATCCTGGCCGAGCGGGGCTTCGCGGTGAGCGGCTCCGATCCCCGTGACAACGCGGTGCTCTCCAACCTGCGCCGGCTCGGTGTGCGCGTGTTCCGGGAGCAGAGCGGCAGCACGGTGGCGGCCATCTGCAGCGGCACCTCCATGGCGCCCCTGGTGGTGATCAGTTCCGCCGTGCCGGAAACCAATCCCGAACTGAAGGAAGCGCGCCGGGTGGGGCTGAAGATCTGCCACCGCTCCGACGTGCTGGCAGCCCTGATCCAGAACCAGGCCTCGATCGCCGTGGCCGGCAGCCACGGCAAGACCACCACCAGCAGCCTGATCGCCACCCTGCTGGCAGCCACGGGGCACGATCCCACCGCCGTGATCGGGGGCATCGTGCCCGCCTTCGGCAGCAACGGCCGCAGCGGCAAGGGGCGGCTGCTGGTGGCCGAGGCCGATGAGTCGGACGGCTCGCTGGTGAAGTTCAAGCCCGGGCTGGGTGTGCTCACCAACGTGGAACTGGACCACACGGACCACTACCCCGACCTGGAGGCCCTGATCGGCACGCTGCGCCGTTTCGCCGGCCGTTCCGGCCGGCTGCTGGCCAACCACGACTGCGCGATCCTGCGGGAGCATTTCGACGCCCAGCACTGGTGGTCGATCACCACCACCGAGGGGATCGACTTCGCGGCCGTCGCCCTGGAGGAACGGGGCGACGGCACCACCGCCGAGTTCTACGAGCAGGGTCAGCCGGTCGGGAGGATCTGCCTGCCCCTGCCGGGCCGCCACAACCTGAGCAACGCCGTGGCCGCCCTGGCGGCCTGCCGCCTCGAGGGCGTGGCCTTCGCGGAGCTGCAGCGGGCCGTGGCCGGGCTCAAGCCACCGGGGCGCCGCTTCGATTTCCGCGGCATCTGGAACGGCCGCCTCGTGGTGGACGACTACGCCCATCATCCCAGCGAGGTGGCGGCCACCCTCGGCATGGCCCAGCTGATGGTGGGCAGCGGCCGCAGTCCCTTGCCCCAGGTGCCGCGCCGCCTGGTAGCCGTGTTCCAGCCCCATCGCTACAGCCGCACGGCCCAGTTCCTGCCGGGCTTCGCCGAAGCGTTGCGCAACGCCCATACGGTGCTGATCGCTCCGCTCTACGCCGCCGGCGAGGCCCCGATCGACGGAGTGAGCAGCCAGGCCCTGGCCGAGGCGATTCGAGCTCTCGACCCCACCTTGCCCGTGATGGTGGCGAGCAGCCTCGACGAACTCGCCGTGCAGGTGGCCGGCTGCAGCGTGGAGGGGGATCTGGTGCTGGCCATGGGGGCCGGCGATGTGAACAGCCTCTGGGACAGGCTCGGCCAGCTGCCGGATCCAAGCCTCGAGCTGGTCGCTTAG
- a CDS encoding type I glyceraldehyde-3-phosphate dehydrogenase — translation MTLKVAINGFGRIGRNFMRCWLSRGANTGIEVVGLNDTSDPRTNSHLLQYDSMLGRIRDAEVSYTDDAIVVNGRTIKCFSDRNPLNLPWKEWGVDLVIESTGVFIDKAGAGKHIEAGAKKVLITAPGKGEGVGTFVVGVNDHEYRHDDWDIVSNASCTTNCMAPIVKTLDQAFGIVKGTMTTTHSYTGDQRILDASHRDLRRARAAAINIVPTSTGAAKAVALVYPPMKGKLNGIALRVPTPNVSVVDLVLEVSRSTTREEVNATLKAASENGMKGIIKYSDLPLVSSDHAGTDESTIVDSDLTLVMGDNMVKVICWYDNEWGYSQRVVDLAEVVARNWK, via the coding sequence ATGACATTGAAGGTTGCGATCAATGGATTCGGCCGGATCGGTCGCAACTTCATGCGCTGCTGGCTGAGCCGTGGGGCCAACACCGGCATCGAGGTGGTGGGCCTGAACGACACCTCCGATCCCCGCACCAATTCCCACCTGCTCCAGTACGACTCGATGCTGGGGCGCATCCGGGACGCCGAGGTGAGCTACACCGATGACGCCATCGTCGTCAACGGCCGCACGATCAAGTGCTTCTCGGACCGGAACCCCCTCAACCTCCCCTGGAAGGAGTGGGGTGTGGACCTGGTGATCGAATCGACCGGCGTGTTCATCGACAAGGCCGGGGCCGGCAAGCACATCGAGGCCGGGGCCAAGAAGGTGCTGATCACCGCTCCCGGCAAGGGCGAGGGCGTGGGCACCTTCGTGGTGGGTGTGAACGACCACGAATACCGCCACGACGACTGGGACATCGTCTCCAACGCCAGCTGCACCACCAACTGCATGGCGCCGATCGTGAAGACCCTCGATCAGGCCTTCGGCATCGTCAAGGGCACGATGACCACCACCCACAGCTACACGGGTGATCAGCGCATCCTCGACGCGTCCCACCGCGATCTGCGTCGTGCCCGCGCCGCCGCCATCAACATCGTGCCCACCAGCACCGGTGCCGCCAAGGCCGTGGCCCTGGTCTATCCGCCGATGAAGGGCAAGCTCAACGGCATCGCCCTGCGGGTGCCCACCCCCAACGTCTCGGTGGTCGACCTGGTGCTGGAAGTGAGCCGCTCCACCACCCGGGAGGAGGTGAACGCCACCCTCAAGGCCGCCTCCGAGAACGGCATGAAGGGCATCATCAAGTACTCCGATCTGCCGCTGGTGTCCAGCGACCACGCCGGCACCGACGAGTCGACGATCGTGGACTCCGACCTCACCCTGGTGATGGGCGACAACATGGTGAAGGTGATCTGCTGGTACGACAACGAGTGGGGCTACAGCCAGCGGGTGGTGGACCTGGCTGAAGTGGTGGCCCGCAACTGGAAGTGA
- the thiL gene encoding thiamine-phosphate kinase, which translates to MPRTCNPTPDPRPDPPSDPSGDPTLAELGEAGLIERLAAFAPPGQFQDDAAVLDLGDSRGHGLVVNTDVLVEDVHFSAATTEPFHVGWRAAAANLSDLAAMGCTGASGLTVGLIAPASTRWSWVEAVYGGLGRCLSAHGGGNLLGGDCSSGRQRILAVTALGTLAAAGPIRRTDGRPGDALVCTGPHGLSRLGLAVLRQELTPSELGMLPAQLLDRAVRAHRMPEPRFDAVQALAASQPAWLPWRVGGTDSSDGLAAAARAVATASGCQAVLQRGNLPIEPAMAPLGKAETWCLNGGEDFELVLALDPHWADGLLQLVAGSRRIGHLAPAAAAEPGLSWDGGDAAPLQERGFRHYAEEG; encoded by the coding sequence GTGCCGAGAACCTGCAACCCCACGCCTGATCCTCGGCCTGATCCTCCGTCCGATCCGTCAGGGGACCCGACCCTGGCAGAGCTGGGCGAGGCAGGGCTGATCGAACGGCTGGCGGCCTTCGCGCCCCCCGGCCAGTTTCAGGATGATGCGGCCGTGCTGGATCTCGGCGACAGCCGGGGCCATGGCCTGGTGGTGAACACCGATGTGCTGGTGGAGGACGTGCATTTCAGTGCCGCCACCACCGAACCCTTCCACGTGGGCTGGCGCGCGGCCGCGGCCAACCTCTCGGATCTGGCGGCAATGGGCTGCACCGGCGCCAGTGGACTCACGGTGGGGCTGATTGCCCCCGCCAGCACCCGTTGGAGCTGGGTCGAGGCGGTCTACGGGGGACTGGGTCGCTGTCTGAGCGCCCATGGGGGCGGGAACCTGCTGGGGGGAGACTGCAGTTCAGGCCGGCAGCGCATCCTGGCGGTCACGGCCCTCGGCACCCTGGCAGCCGCAGGACCCATTCGCCGGACCGATGGCCGCCCGGGCGATGCCCTGGTGTGCACAGGGCCCCACGGGCTCAGCCGCCTCGGGCTGGCCGTGCTGCGGCAGGAGCTGACGCCGTCCGAGCTGGGCATGCTGCCGGCGCAGCTGCTGGATCGGGCCGTGCGCGCCCACCGGATGCCCGAGCCCCGCTTCGATGCCGTGCAGGCCCTGGCGGCCAGCCAGCCTGCCTGGCTGCCCTGGCGCGTGGGAGGCACCGACAGCAGTGATGGGCTGGCGGCCGCCGCCCGGGCCGTGGCGACGGCCAGCGGCTGCCAGGCCGTGCTGCAACGGGGAAACCTGCCGATCGAGCCGGCGATGGCGCCCCTCGGCAAGGCAGAGACCTGGTGCCTGAACGGGGGGGAGGACTTCGAGCTGGTGCTGGCCCTCGATCCCCACTGGGCGGACGGCCTGCTGCAGCTGGTGGCCGGATCGCGTCGCATCGGGCACCTGGCCCCGGCCGCCGCTGCGGAACCGGGCCTGAGCTGGGACGGCGGGGATGCTGCCCCGCTTCAGGAGCGGGGGTTCAGGCACTACGCCGAAGAAGGCTGA
- a CDS encoding peptidylprolyl isomerase — MASARVIGWVAWVLALCLSLPLAPTPAGAALPQGNAVKDPAAILRNALPVEAPQLQELQHRLEDTSTDLRAKRWSALNSTVQRSQSLLTSRRSDILARFAPEDADRAEALLDQLEVELQSLAAGAQAQDREAFLSSRREALATIGTAEALLVGPFPFAIPSEFDALPRLLGRATVELETTRGSLTAVVDGYNAPLTAGAFVDLVQKRFYDGLPFIRAEDFYVLQTGDPDGPADGYTDPATQQVRRVPLEIMIPGESAPFYNQTFEDLGRYKATPVLPFATLGTLGWAHSDQHLDDGSSQFFFFLYEAELTPAGLNLVDGRYAAFGYVVEGGEVLEELGVDDRILHARVVEGAENLQPHA, encoded by the coding sequence ATGGCATCAGCTCGGGTCATTGGCTGGGTGGCCTGGGTGCTGGCTCTCTGCCTGAGTCTTCCACTGGCCCCCACGCCCGCCGGGGCCGCCCTGCCCCAGGGCAATGCGGTGAAGGATCCGGCCGCGATCCTGCGCAATGCACTGCCGGTGGAGGCGCCGCAGTTGCAGGAGCTGCAACACCGGCTGGAAGACACCAGCACCGATCTGCGGGCGAAGCGGTGGTCAGCCCTGAACTCCACCGTGCAACGCAGCCAGTCGCTGCTGACCAGCCGCCGCAGCGACATCCTGGCGCGCTTCGCGCCGGAGGATGCCGACCGGGCGGAGGCCCTGCTCGACCAGCTCGAGGTGGAGCTGCAGAGCCTGGCCGCCGGCGCCCAGGCCCAGGACCGGGAGGCCTTCCTGAGCTCGCGGCGCGAGGCACTCGCCACGATCGGGACTGCCGAAGCCCTGCTGGTGGGACCCTTCCCGTTCGCCATCCCCAGCGAATTCGACGCCCTGCCACGGCTGCTGGGACGCGCCACCGTGGAGCTGGAAACCACCAGGGGATCCCTCACGGCGGTGGTGGATGGCTACAACGCTCCCCTCACCGCGGGCGCGTTCGTGGATCTCGTGCAGAAGCGCTTCTACGACGGGCTGCCCTTCATCCGCGCCGAGGACTTCTACGTGCTCCAGACCGGCGATCCCGACGGTCCGGCCGACGGCTACACCGACCCCGCCACCCAGCAGGTGCGGAGGGTGCCGCTCGAGATCATGATTCCCGGCGAGTCGGCCCCCTTCTACAACCAGACCTTCGAGGATCTGGGCCGCTACAAGGCCACCCCGGTGCTCCCCTTCGCCACCCTCGGGACCCTCGGCTGGGCTCACTCGGACCAGCATCTCGATGACGGTTCCTCCCAGTTCTTCTTCTTCCTCTACGAGGCGGAACTCACCCCGGCGGGCCTGAATCTGGTGGATGGCCGCTATGCCGCGTTCGGCTACGTGGTGGAGGGCGGCGAGGTGCTGGAGGAACTGGGCGTCGATGACAGGATCCTGCACGCCCGGGTGGTGGAGGGTGCCGAGAACCTGCAACCCCACGCCTGA
- the efp gene encoding elongation factor P has protein sequence MISSNDFRTGTSIELDGQVWRVVEFLHVKPGKGSAFVRTKLKAVQSGNVVEKTFRAGEMVPQAVLEKSTLQHTYMEGDDYVFMDMASFEETRLTAKQIGDSRKYLKEGMEVNVVSWNGKPLEVELPNSVVLEITQTDPGVKGDTATGGTKPAIVETGAQVMVPLFLSIGEKIKIDTRTDSYLGREN, from the coding sequence ATGATCTCCAGCAACGACTTTCGTACCGGTACCTCGATTGAGCTGGATGGCCAGGTCTGGCGGGTCGTTGAATTCCTGCACGTGAAGCCCGGCAAGGGCTCGGCCTTCGTGCGCACCAAGCTCAAGGCTGTGCAGAGCGGCAACGTGGTGGAGAAGACCTTCCGGGCCGGCGAGATGGTGCCCCAGGCCGTGCTTGAGAAGAGCACCCTGCAGCACACCTACATGGAGGGTGACGACTACGTGTTCATGGACATGGCCAGCTTCGAGGAAACCCGGCTCACCGCCAAACAGATCGGTGACAGCCGCAAGTACCTCAAGGAGGGCATGGAAGTGAACGTGGTGTCCTGGAACGGCAAACCCCTGGAGGTGGAGCTGCCCAACTCGGTGGTTCTGGAGATCACCCAGACCGATCCCGGCGTGAAGGGCGACACCGCCACCGGCGGCACCAAGCCCGCCATCGTGGAGACCGGAGCCCAGGTGATGGTGCCCCTGTTCCTCTCCATCGGCGAGAAGATCAAGATCGACACCCGGACCGACAGCTATCTCGGGCGGGAGAACTGA
- the accB gene encoding acetyl-CoA carboxylase biotin carboxyl carrier protein — MQLDHDQLHKLLALLGDSDIQELRLEGDDFRLEVRRNLPGSAPVAVMAPAPAVQTQPPAPAPAAAPPSPSAPPPAAAASRSDLVEITAPMVATFYRAPAPGEPNFVELGARIKVGQTICILEAMKLMNELEAEVSGEVVEILVENGTPVEFGQVLMRVKPA, encoded by the coding sequence ATGCAGCTTGACCACGATCAGCTCCACAAGCTCCTCGCCCTGCTCGGCGACAGCGACATTCAGGAACTCAGGCTCGAAGGCGACGACTTCCGTCTGGAGGTGCGCCGCAACCTGCCCGGATCGGCTCCGGTGGCGGTGATGGCCCCGGCTCCGGCCGTGCAGACCCAGCCCCCCGCCCCGGCGCCCGCCGCCGCCCCGCCGTCGCCGTCGGCTCCCCCACCGGCGGCCGCCGCCAGCCGCAGCGACCTGGTGGAGATCACGGCGCCGATGGTGGCCACCTTCTACCGCGCCCCTGCTCCCGGCGAACCCAACTTCGTTGAGCTGGGCGCCCGCATCAAGGTGGGCCAGACCATCTGCATCCTCGAGGCCATGAAGCTGATGAACGAGCTGGAGGCCGAGGTGAGTGGGGAGGTGGTGGAGATCCTGGTGGAGAACGGCACCCCGGTGGAGTTCGGCCAGGTGCTCATGCGCGTCAAACCCGCCTGA
- the pdxA gene encoding 4-hydroxythreonine-4-phosphate dehydrogenase PdxA encodes MGVQTLFPVPSNSHSGRLAIALGDPAGIGAEVTLKALAHPAARGLEPVLVGCRRWLEQDYATLRQRSTVPLRDPAELEVLDLPLTEPARAGQSTPACGDAAFHWLTAAAELVQQGSCRALVTAPISKASWHAAGHVYPGQTERLAELAGVDEASMLFTARAPHGHWRFNTLLATTHIPLASVADALTPQRLQQQLDRLLAFCRRFRPRPRLVVAGLNPHAGEGGQLGQEEIGWIIPALAEWQERHPEAELVGPLPPDTCWLSAAAAWQGQGTGPDGYLALYHDQGLIPVKLLAFDAAVNTSLGLPFLRTSPDHGTGFDIAGAGVARAESMRAALSTAFELG; translated from the coding sequence ATGGGCGTGCAGACCCTCTTTCCCGTCCCATCCAACTCCCATTCCGGCCGTCTCGCCATCGCCCTGGGAGATCCGGCGGGGATCGGGGCCGAGGTAACCCTCAAGGCCCTGGCCCATCCGGCGGCCCGCGGCCTCGAGCCGGTGCTGGTGGGGTGCCGGCGCTGGCTCGAACAGGACTACGCCACCCTGCGCCAGCGCAGCACCGTTCCCCTGCGCGACCCGGCCGAGCTGGAAGTCCTCGACCTGCCGCTGACGGAGCCGGCCCGGGCGGGACAGAGCACCCCAGCCTGCGGCGACGCCGCCTTCCACTGGCTCACGGCCGCGGCTGAGCTGGTGCAGCAGGGCTCCTGCCGGGCTCTGGTGACCGCACCGATCTCCAAAGCCAGCTGGCACGCGGCCGGGCACGTCTACCCCGGCCAGACCGAACGCCTGGCGGAGCTGGCCGGGGTCGATGAGGCCTCGATGCTGTTCACGGCCCGGGCTCCCCACGGCCACTGGCGCTTCAACACGCTGCTGGCCACCACCCATATCCCGCTGGCGTCAGTGGCCGATGCGCTCACGCCCCAGCGCCTGCAGCAGCAGCTGGACCGGCTGCTGGCCTTCTGCCGGCGCTTTCGGCCACGCCCCAGGCTGGTGGTGGCGGGGCTCAACCCCCACGCCGGAGAAGGGGGCCAACTGGGGCAAGAGGAGATCGGCTGGATCATCCCGGCACTGGCCGAATGGCAGGAACGGCATCCGGAGGCCGAGCTGGTCGGCCCTCTGCCACCGGACACCTGCTGGCTCAGCGCGGCAGCCGCCTGGCAGGGACAGGGCACTGGACCGGATGGGTACCTGGCTCTCTACCACGACCAGGGCCTGATTCCAGTGAAGCTCCTGGCCTTCGACGCCGCCGTGAACACCAGCCTGGGGCTGCCGTTCCTGCGCACCTCACCGGATCACGGCACCGGCTTCGACATCGCCGGAGCCGGCGTGGCCAGAGCCGAAAGCATGCGCGCAGCCCTCAGCACCGCCTTCGAGCTGGGATGA
- a CDS encoding phage terminase family protein: MLGLLLFGLGTGFNRGWLQLRWGLMMRDLGMPFDCDPEEPTKCYPKGSPLLEDKQSR; this comes from the coding sequence ATGCTCGGGTTGCTGTTGTTCGGCCTCGGCACGGGGTTCAACCGGGGGTGGTTGCAGCTGCGCTGGGGCCTGATGATGCGGGATCTGGGCATGCCCTTCGACTGCGACCCCGAGGAGCCCACCAAGTGTTATCCCAAGGGTTCACCCTTGCTGGAGGACAAGCAGTCCCGGTAA
- a CDS encoding SDR family oxidoreductase gives MESDTDVLTAGSPVNPVGRLLVVGAGYTGRRLAAAAARQGFEVVQTSRRPPSGATPGPWLRFDTQGGVIPEPADLQRITHLFVSVPPDGQGGDPVLRLLESRLGALPLVWAGYLSTTGVYGDTAGAWVDESAPTPARPGRSQARLEAEQAWLASGLPLQIFRLPAIYGPGRTPFEALRSGTSRLIHKPGQVFSRVHVDDIVGAVLHCLALPAERRPTLLNVADDEPSSSSETLAYAAHLLGCPLPPLERFSSIEASLSPMARSFWQENRRVSNRRLCRELGYRLRYPSYREGYRDCLSSSKGEPLG, from the coding sequence ATGGAGAGTGATACAGATGTACTGACGGCAGGCTCGCCTGTCAACCCCGTGGGCCGGCTGCTGGTGGTCGGGGCCGGCTACACCGGCCGGCGGCTGGCCGCGGCCGCTGCCCGGCAGGGGTTCGAGGTGGTGCAGACCAGCCGCCGGCCTCCTTCGGGCGCAACGCCGGGCCCCTGGCTCCGGTTCGACACCCAGGGAGGAGTGATTCCTGAACCGGCCGACCTGCAGAGAATCACCCACCTGTTCGTGTCGGTGCCACCGGATGGGCAGGGGGGTGATCCGGTGCTGCGGCTGCTGGAGTCAAGGCTGGGCGCTCTGCCCCTGGTCTGGGCCGGCTATCTCTCCACCACCGGGGTCTACGGCGACACGGCCGGCGCCTGGGTCGACGAGAGCGCTCCCACCCCGGCGCGGCCCGGGCGCAGCCAGGCCAGGCTGGAGGCGGAACAGGCCTGGCTGGCCAGCGGGCTGCCCCTGCAGATCTTCCGACTGCCGGCGATCTATGGGCCGGGCCGGACCCCGTTCGAGGCCCTGCGCTCCGGCACCAGCCGGCTGATCCACAAGCCTGGCCAGGTGTTCTCCCGCGTCCACGTGGACGACATCGTGGGGGCCGTGCTGCACTGCCTGGCCCTGCCGGCGGAGCGCCGCCCCACCCTGCTCAACGTGGCGGATGACGAGCCCAGCTCCTCCAGCGAAACGCTGGCCTACGCGGCCCATCTCCTGGGCTGCCCCTTGCCGCCCCTGGAGCGCTTCAGCAGCATCGAAGCCAGCCTGAGCCCGATGGCCCGCAGCTTCTGGCAGGAGAATCGACGCGTCAGCAACCGGCGGCTGTGCCGGGAGCTGGGCTACCGGCTGCGCTACCCCAGCTACCGCGAGGGTTACCGGGACTGCTTGTCCTCCAGCAAGGGTGAACCCTTGGGATAA